One part of the Schistocerca piceifrons isolate TAMUIC-IGC-003096 chromosome 2, iqSchPice1.1, whole genome shotgun sequence genome encodes these proteins:
- the LOC124776967 gene encoding enoyl-CoA hydratase, mitochondrial-like isoform X2 — MSSASYQYILTDTLGEKKNVGLVQLNRPKALNALCTDLILEMDKAIAEFEKDDKIGAIIITGNEKAFAAGADIKEMLDQTYSVVMRGSLFGEWKRISHCTKPVIAAVNGYALGGGCEMAMMCDIIYAGDKARFGQPEIIIGTIPGAGGTQRLTRAVGKSKAMEICLTGTPVSAEEAEKMGLVSKVFPASQLMSEAIKLAEKISSHSPLIVSLCKEAVNTALETTLQEGLHFEKRTFHATFATNDRKEGMTAFVEKRAPNFKNS; from the exons ATGAGCA GTGCATCATACCAGTACATATTAACTGACACTTTAGGTGAAAAGAAAAATGTTGGTCTAGTCCAGCTGAATAGGCCAAAAGCACTGAATGCTTTATGTACTGATTTAATACTGGAAATGGATAAAGCTATTGCTGAATTTGAGAAGGATGATAAAATTGGGGCTATTATCATCACAGGGAATGAAAAAGCCTTTGCTGCAG GTGCTGACATAAAAGAAATGCTGGACCAAACATATTCTGTTGTCATGCGGGGAAGCTTATTTGGGGAGTGGAAAAGAATTTCACACTGTACCAAACCTGTGATAGCAGCAGTAAATGGATATGCG CTTGGTGGAGGATGTGAAATGGCAATGATGTGTGACATTATTTATGCTGGTGATAAAGCTCGTTTTGGACAACCAGAAATTATAATTGGTACAATACCTGGAGCTGGTGGTACTCAGAGATTAACAAGAGCCGTTGGTAAATCAAAAGCTATGGAAATATGCTTAACTGGAACTCCAGTTTCTGcagaagaagcagagaaaatgg GACTTGTGAGCAAAGTGTTCCCTGCCAGTCAGCTTATGAGTGAAGCCATCAAATTAGCTGAGAAGATCTCTTCACATTCACCTTTGATTGTGTCTCTGTGCAAAGAAGCAGTAAACACTG CTCTTGAAACAACTCTTCAGGAAGGCCTTCACTTTGAAAAGAGGAcattccatgcaacatttgcaaCA
- the LOC124776967 gene encoding enoyl-CoA hydratase, mitochondrial-like isoform X1 produces MVLALKISRLLFQAGHVSSRGSLLTAQKCMSSASYQYILTDTLGEKKNVGLVQLNRPKALNALCTDLILEMDKAIAEFEKDDKIGAIIITGNEKAFAAGADIKEMLDQTYSVVMRGSLFGEWKRISHCTKPVIAAVNGYALGGGCEMAMMCDIIYAGDKARFGQPEIIIGTIPGAGGTQRLTRAVGKSKAMEICLTGTPVSAEEAEKMGLVSKVFPASQLMSEAIKLAEKISSHSPLIVSLCKEAVNTALETTLQEGLHFEKRTFHATFATNDRKEGMTAFVEKRAPNFKNS; encoded by the exons ATGGTCCTCGCACTTAAAATATCTCGGCTTTTGTTCCAGGCAGGACATGTCAGCAGCAGAGGATCCTTACTGACGGCGCAGAAATGTATGAGCA GTGCATCATACCAGTACATATTAACTGACACTTTAGGTGAAAAGAAAAATGTTGGTCTAGTCCAGCTGAATAGGCCAAAAGCACTGAATGCTTTATGTACTGATTTAATACTGGAAATGGATAAAGCTATTGCTGAATTTGAGAAGGATGATAAAATTGGGGCTATTATCATCACAGGGAATGAAAAAGCCTTTGCTGCAG GTGCTGACATAAAAGAAATGCTGGACCAAACATATTCTGTTGTCATGCGGGGAAGCTTATTTGGGGAGTGGAAAAGAATTTCACACTGTACCAAACCTGTGATAGCAGCAGTAAATGGATATGCG CTTGGTGGAGGATGTGAAATGGCAATGATGTGTGACATTATTTATGCTGGTGATAAAGCTCGTTTTGGACAACCAGAAATTATAATTGGTACAATACCTGGAGCTGGTGGTACTCAGAGATTAACAAGAGCCGTTGGTAAATCAAAAGCTATGGAAATATGCTTAACTGGAACTCCAGTTTCTGcagaagaagcagagaaaatgg GACTTGTGAGCAAAGTGTTCCCTGCCAGTCAGCTTATGAGTGAAGCCATCAAATTAGCTGAGAAGATCTCTTCACATTCACCTTTGATTGTGTCTCTGTGCAAAGAAGCAGTAAACACTG CTCTTGAAACAACTCTTCAGGAAGGCCTTCACTTTGAAAAGAGGAcattccatgcaacatttgcaaCA